In the genome of Equus przewalskii isolate Varuska chromosome 29, EquPr2, whole genome shotgun sequence, the window AAAAATTTGtaaagaagttaaaatattttaggcatttaaaatttataaatggaaCCCTTCAGAGTTATTGCTAAAACCTGCTAGATTTAAATAGAAGACAGGAATTGAAAACAGATGGATCAGGAGGCATAATACTGTTAAGATGACAACACTACCAAAGTGACCTACAGATGCAACACAATCCTGATCAAAAGCCAATGGTATTTTTTTGCAGGAATAGAAATATCCaccctaaaattaatatggaatctcaaggaaccccaaatagtcaaaacaatcttcacaaagaataaagctggaggactcacaaTTCCCAGTTTTGAAACATACTACAAtgctacagtaaccaaaatagtgtggtactggcataaagatagtcatacagaacaatggaacagaatagaagtcccagaaataagcccttgcatatatggtcagttgatttttctACAAGGGTGAcaagactattcaatggggaaagaatcatcttttcaacaaatagtgctgagaaaactggatatccacatgcaaaagaatgaagttggacccttgcatatgcaaaaattaactcaaaatggatcaatgacctaaGTGTAAGagatgaaactataaaactcttagaagaaaacataggagaaaatctgcatgatcttggatttggcaataatgTTTTGGATATGACAGCAAGAGCACaggcaatgaaagaaaatataaattgaacttcataaaaattaaaactttttgcaCCAAAGGACACTATAAAGAATGTGAACaggcaatccacagaatgggaaaatatttgcaaatcacatatctgatgagggattagtatccagaatatataaagaactaaaactcaacaatgaagaaacaaagagctaatcaaaaaatgggcaaagaagttgaatagatgtttctttaaagacatacaaatgaccaataatcatgtgaaaagatgttcagcatcattagtcatcaggcaaatgcaaataaaaacaaccatGAGATGCCATTTCATACCCATtaagatggcttttttttttttaagattggcacctgagctaacaactgttatcaattttcttttatttttctttctgctttttctccccaaatccccccagtacgtagttgtatattttagttgtgggtccttctagttgtggcatgtaggacaccacctcagcgtgccctgatgagtggtgccatgtctgcgcccaggatctgaactagcgaaatcttgggccgccgaagcagagcgcacgaacttaaccacttggccctggggcaggccccatggatggcttttatcaaaaagggaaaatagcaaatgttaatgaggaggtggagaaattggaatcctcatacattgctggaggggatgtaaaatggtgtagctgctgtggaaaacactttggtggttcctcaaaaagttaaccaTAGAATTGCCATGTGAGCCTACAATTCGACTCGTAGGTACacccccaaagaattgaaagcaaagaCTCAATCAGATGcttgtacaccagtgttcacagcaacattattcataataaccagaagatgggaacaacccaaatgtctattgatggataaatggataaacaaaatgtggtataaacacacagtgaaatattattcagccataaaaaggaatgaagtaccgaAACATGCTACTACCTGGAtgtaccttgaaaacattacactgagtgaaagaagccagacataaaagagcacaaattgtatgattccatttatatgaagtatccagAATAGCTAACTCcatggagatagaaagtagactagtggttgcttAGGACGTGGGAGGTGGGGTTGAAAGATGCCAGCTAAGGGGAATGAGGTTTCTTCTGAGGcgataaaaagttttaaatggaCTTTGGTGATGGATATACAACTGTGAATCTActgaaagccactgaattgtgtGCTGTAggtgggtgaattgtatggcatgtgaattatgtctcaaggAAGCtgttacaaaaaacaaaaacaaaacccaaaagagAAATTCATAAACTGAGTTTAAAAGaacaggtttttaaattttaaatatattaccgTCTTAAACCAAAAGTCAACTTATAGATCACTTAATCCATGAGCTCAGGTCACAGGTCCACTTGAGCCACGTGTGGCTGTGGGCACAGGCTGAGCATGGAGCCCTGTCTGTTTGGGTTGGTCAGAAGGGGGTTCAGTGACacagggggaggaggtgggcacaCCAGGGGGCTGTCCAGGGGTCTTTGGGGTGGAGCATGAGGGGTAGGGGGTGAGGACAgagccaggggcaggggaggctgtGCTGAAAGTTCCCACAGGGAGCAGTGACCTCCTGAAGTGAACTGAACTCCCAACGGAAACCTGGACAGTGCCCTCAACTCCGCTCCCACCAGTACACTCTTCCCGGGAAGTGGTCAGAACAGAGGTGGTCAGATGGATCCTCCCTCTTCTGCCTCTGATCCAAGGCCTCcggctcctccttcctctccccaccacacCCCATACTGCTCTGCCAGTGACCTGACAGCTCTGCCCTCTGTTGAATGCTGCTCAGCACTGCCCCGACCTGGCGCCCTGGTGCTTGCCCTGCCaccttctccatctctcctttgtCCTGCCCATGCAAGGTCCAGCACTCTGACTCTTTGGTTCTTTCCCAAGATGAGGAAGcgggagcaggagagaaggaagggctcAGGTTCTGATGAGTTCTCCAGCTGGCCATCAGATGGTTCCAGGCCCCACATTCAACCACTGGCTTCACAGCCTTGATATGTGGAACTGACAGTTCAGTCAGGCTGTGCCAGACTGAGGTTCAGGCTCTGGGCAATGCTGGGCCAGGCCTCATGTCCATTTTATAGAGGGGAACACTGAGGATGGGAGAGCAAAGGAAGCCAGGAAGCCAGCTCAGCAATTGGCTGGACAGCATCTGGGCTGGGTCCACCCCGAGAGGCAGAGAAGGCCCACCATCCTTGAGCTCCCCAGTGGGAAGGAAACGCCAGCATGTGGTCAAGCACAAAGATGCCTTTATTGGTTCATGGATCCGACTGATGGGATGGGCTGGTGTGGAAGGACcacctttcctcctcttcagcaGGCTGGCTTCATCCCTTCTGtgcaggggctggggccaggggctCTAAACTCGGACCCGTACAgtgagggcagagggaaagggcCTCCCACAGCCCTGATTATGACCTCCTGTGGAGGACTCTGAGCCTGGTCCCACCCCCGCCTCCTGGGCTGTCCTCCAGGCCAGAGGGTGCTGTGGGAGGGACGTGGTTGGCATGGGGGGACCAGTGGGCCCTCAAAGCAGCAGGGCAGCCAGAGCCTGCCCCAGAGGGCAACACCCCAGCTTGCGTCTGCCAAGGTGGCTGCTAAGGCACAGTGGCTGGGTCATGTCCTGCTGCACAAGGCCAGAGATGTGCTGAGGACCCTGACCCTCTCAGGACGTGTGGCTGGTAGAACATAGCTACTTTTTCCGCCGGGGGGTCTGAGAACCGCTGCTGCCGTTGTCGGGGGCTGGGGTAGCCTGTGTGCTGGCAGCTCCCGAGTCCTTCTTGGAGGCAGACCTGTACTTCTCCTCCCTGGCCAGAGGGGAGGAGCGGGGGGGACGGGGGCCCAGCAGGGCCTGCATGAACCTAATGGCCCCCAGTGTGACCAGGAGcccccagagcagggagggagcctCCAGGGGAGACAGCTGTTTCCGTACCCAATGGAGGACCTGGGCCAGGGTGCTGCTGGAGCTGCGGGTCCGGGCCGGGCTCTTGTCCTGTGGGGGCAGGATTTTAAGGTCCACAGTGATAACTCCTGTGGGCGGGGGTCACCCCTGTGTCCTCCCCCAGCCTGACGCCTTCCCACCTGAAGGCCAAACTGCCTGAGCAGCGCGTCCAGCAACGGGTCCCCCAGGGACACGGGTGGGAAGAATTCCTCTACCCACTGGCGTCGCCACCACCGACTGCAACAGGACAGGGCATTCAGGTGGTGCCAGAGCCTGGGTCCCAGTGCCCGTGTGGTGCCCCAGCCTTACCCCTGCTCCCCAGGCTGCGAGAACCAGTACTTGTAGCGCTGGGCCCGCACGTAGGTGGGTGGCTGCTTGTGGAAGGGGTACTGGGCCACATCGTTCTGGAGGAGGCGGATGACTGCAGGGACAGGGGCTCAGGGAGAGCTgttccctcagccccacccctcccaggtCCCGCCCGTCTGTGCTGCCTCACCTGGCTCTTTGCCCTGCAGCAGGCGGAGGACTAGGCTAGTGAACCAGGGGCTGTGCGTGTGTGGGCCCAGGGCTGCAAACCACATCTGCCAATCAAGGCGCGGCTGGTGGGGCACGATGAGGGGGGGTGGGCGGCTCACGTTCCCAGGCTTGTACATGAACTCGATCTCCTGCTGGGCAGTGCTGGGTTAGCACGGTCAGCTGAAACTGGGTCCCCGCTTCCACCTGCAGTGGGTTCCCACCgccctggggagccctggggcacCCCAGGCAGGGGCCTGTAGAGGCATTCACCGTCCAGTGGTGCCCGTCATAGCTGCCCTCCAGCACCACCTCAGGCCGTCCACCCAGACCAGTCATCCGGCGGAAGAGGCCATAGGAGTTGGCCAGCTGCAGGTGCTCCACAGCGCCAAACAGGCGATGGGCCCCAGTCCAGAGGCGCCCATGGGTCGAGGGCTCCACGTAGGAGTACGGCACCTGGAAGCAGGTGGGCAGAGGCTCAGCACTGCCCCTCCAGTCCCCTCCCaacctcctccccctgccccctctgaAGTGCTACCCACCAGGCTAATTGTGAACAAGGCCACTGTGGCAGTGCCAAAGATGGACAGCTGGACTGCAGCACAGAGCTTCTGCAGCCACCCTCGCACCTGGGTCCACCTTAGGGGAAGGGGACCAAAATGCAGTCAGGCCTGCCCTGCACAGCTCTACCCCACCCCCTTGGACCATATACCTCCAGAGGGCGGTCAGCAGTTCCCAGGTGAGGGAGGCCACCCCCAGCCACATAGTGGGCAGGGTCACCATCTTCAGCCACTGGGAGAACTGGTGGAAGGTGAAGGCTGTGGAAGTAAAGGGGTGTGAAGAGGGGTggtccagcccctgccctccggCCCCCCAGTTGGCACTCACTGGTTCTGGAGCGAACGGTGTGCTTCTCCCAGTCTATCTCCAGGCCAAAGTAGTGCACGGTGCCGTAGGCCAGCAGCGCATAAGTGGTCAATTCTAGCAGCCATGAGAGCATGGCCAGCAGAGCTTTGGGCCAGGCTGTAGGACAAGACAGTCACAGGTCAGCTGCGAAGAGAGAGAGTCTGCAGCcagggggctggggctgagcTAGAGCAGGGGTCACTTTGGGggtgtgggagggaaggagacacCCTGATGGGCGGCAGGGCAAGGATGGCTGGCTGTCCGGGACAGGCTGACACTCACAGGCGGGCGTCTTCCTGCGTTGGCTGTTGCGAGACTTGGCAGCCAGGTGCTCGTCGTCCAGGAGGGCAGTGGTGAGCACCAGAGTGAGCAGGTTGAAGAAGTTATAGTTGCCAGTGATGATAATTAGGACTTGCAGCAagacctgggggaggggctgtacTCAGAGCTCCCGAGGGCCGTCCCCTTCCAGGGCCCTTCAGAGCCTGCTTCTGGGCCCCTCTGCATCCCCTGCCTAGGTCTCTCCTGAAGGCACCCGCCCCTCCTCACCACCCCCTGGCCTATCTTCTGTTCCCACTCCATCTGTCCTCAATCCCCTGCTCACGCCTTCCATGCTCCCCACCACCACCTGGAGAACACCAAGGCTCAGCGAGCCTCATGTAGCCCTTCCCCACCTGGCTCTGCCGACCTAAGACTGACATCCTCCAGTGAGGATGCAGGCTTGCCTCACGGGTACACCTTCCCACCCCAAGTTAACTTGTCCCTCTGTCCATGAGGACTTTCTGAATGCTGGCAGCAGCCACCCAATCCCCAGTGGGATCCACTGGGCAGTACTGAAGAAGGCCATGCCCCGCCTGTCTTCCTGACGAGTGAGGCCCTCACCCACCTGGGAATAGAAGGCTGCCAAGCGCAGGCGGCGAACAGGAGCGAAGAACAGAGGAGGCACTGCGATCTCAATAAGGAAGGTGGCCACCACGCTGAGCTTGTGCAGCCAGACGGGCAGGTGGTGGGCAAACCAGGAGGCAGGTGTGGGCAGGCACTGCGTCTCATAGTGGTAGGTGAGGGCTGCAGGTGATGGGTGGGTGGTCAGGGCTGGGCAGAGCCCCCAAGACTGCCCTATATCTAGGCCAGGACCCTCACCAGTGAGCCCCCACCACGCGGGGCAACGGCTGGTCAGCTTGACCACACCCGAGGCAAACATGAGGCGAAACAGCAGCCAGCGCACGAGCCAGAAGGGGAGGCCTTCATGGGGCAAGGCCCCTGCCAGCGCCCCTTGGGGGGCCTGCTTGTAGTGGGGGTGCTGCCTCAGGGGGGCCACCAGCATGGCCAGGAAGCCAGTCTCCAGGAGCAGGGAATCCCTATGGGGAGAAGGAATAGCACAAAGGGCCGCTCCCCATCAAGTCTGCTCCCCTGAGAGGGTCCTCCCCAGAAAGGCAAACATACCCcgctcccaccccacccagcctgcTGAGCCCCACACCCAATAGTCACTCACCACTGGAAATAAAGAAACACCTGGCCCACCTGCAGGGAGAAGGGCTGTCAGGGAGCAGGGTGTGTGTGTCGTGGAGGCAGGCATGGCAGGGagcggggtggggtggagggtggatgGGGCTGGAGTGAATTGGTGACAAGGGTTCCAGTGGTGCAGGGGGGCAGCTGGCACCTCCACTTGCCTGGCAGGCTGACAGGTAGGCGGCCCAGAGCACCAGGTAGATGAGGAGGTGGCGCAGCCGGCGCAGCAGCAGTGCGCCCAGGGCCAGCAGGGTGCCCAGCAGGCTCAACAACTCCAGGCCCTGCGCTGTGTCCAGCCCCAGTGTCGGTGCCTCCCACAGCAGTGTCGGGGTCTCCCACAGCTGCTGCCAGCGCCCCTTGCCCTGTGGCCGCAGCATCCTCCGTGCAGGTAAGATGCCCTCAGCACCATAAAGCCCTGTGGGAGGGCATGTCAAGGCCAGGCCCTGGACATTGACTTCAAAGACTGAACTCCCCCATCAGTCAGGGCCTGCAGACCACCCCCCAACCTAGGTTAAGACCTGCAGCCTCTACCCCCTCAGGACAGGACCTGCAGACCCTCCAGACCCTTCCACCCAGGTCAGAACCTGTTGACCCCAGGCCAGGCCCCGCAGGCCTACCCGACTCCCCAGGTCAGGCTCTCCCCTCAGCAGAGCCCAGTTCCCCTCTCCTCCAGGTCAGAGCTTTATCACCTCTCTGCCCCACCAGCTCTGGGGCCACTCCCCTCAGGGTTCTGGCCCCCGCCCCAGGGCAGAACCCGGAACCCTGGGAGAAACGGACTATTGCACACCCTCCTACCCTCCATAGCCCAGGCACGCAGGACACGAACCGCAGCCGCTACCCCATGCATCCAGGCCCAACCTCACTCCCGCGCCCAGAGAGTGAGTGTCGGGTGGGGAGATGAGAGGGCACAGGGCACGTGTTGGCGGGTGTCCCTCACCCGGGATCTGCGTGTAGAGGGAAGCGAAGGCGAACATAAAGACGGCGGCCACGCCCTGGAGGAAAAGCTGCCGCGGGAGCCGGGAACCCGCCATGTCCGCTACGCGGCCGGCTGGACGAGAGCCCGCGGGTCCGCCCGCCCGCTAGCCCGCCAGCCACCCAGCCAGCCAGCAGCAACAGCAAGCCCCGCCCCCGGAACGCCCCCGCCCCTGGTCTCGCCCCCGTTTCGACCCCGCCTCCAGCGCTCCCCGCGGCCCTTCCGGCGCCAGCTCTGGCCGCACTACGTCATAGATGTGCGCGCGGCGCCGCGTTACGTTTCTTCCTGGGCGGGAACAGCAAAATGGCGCCAGAACTAGTGGCGGGCTGAAGGCACTGGCTCCCCTCCAAGCCGGCCCTGCGGTCCCAGggccgccccggccccggcccctccCGGACATGGAGGACGTGGAGGCGCGCTTCGCCCACCTCCTGCAGCCCATCCGCGACCTCACCAAGAACTGGGAGGTGGACGTGGCGGCCCAGCTGGGCGAATatctggaggaggtgagggcagccCCGGGGAGTGGCGCGGGCCGGGAGCGCCGGGCCGGGGGCTGCTGGGCGGCCCTGCTGCCTCCTCGTCTGTGTCCATCCAGCGCTTTGGCCTCACTTGTCCTCAGGCTCGTTTCTTTTTTCCgcacctccatctctgcctcccgAAATCGCCCCTTATTAAATTAGCCTGGGGCTGTCATTACAGGTCGTTACCTATAAGTGAGCCTTGAGGTTGATTTAGTAAGGGGTGACTACCGtttttttttgaggtgatggaatAGACTAGAATATGTATCCTTGTTTGGGTGTTTGAGAGATCTGGATCACGATTAAGAGGGATTTCTTATCTTGGATTTTCAAACCACTTTAAAGCTACTGCCGTGTTCCATCCCATCAGCATTTAATCTTTCTTCCATATTTGACAGTTCTGTCTAGACCTCGCTAAGGAGCTGTCCGCTCCGTTTCTGCGCTTCACTTTTCCTCAGCCCACTTGGACTGCCTCTATCTTGATCGATAATGATCTCCATCCTACCAAAACCAAGGGACACTAGAAGTTGCATCTTATTCAATTCAGCAGCATTTGTTGGGTTGgccactccctccttcttgaaacaagTTTTGATGTTctgattttcttctaatttcatTGCCTACTTTTTCTCTCCTATCCAATCTCTAAATGTTGAGCTCCTCCAGGTGAGGCCTGTGCCACCTCCTTACACATTTCCACTAAACTAATCCtgtttatttccttgattttaaaGGACAACTCCCAGATTTATATCTCCATCCCAGATTTCTTCTCTGAATCTACTTCGTGTATCCAGCTGCTCACTTGACATTCCACTTAGATGTCTCACAAACATCtcagatttaatatatttaaagtggagCTCTTTATTTTCCTGCTCAAATCTTAGTTTTCCtgatctcagtaaatggcaccaccgTTCAGCCAGAGGTGAAAGCTAAGAGCCATTCTAGGGGAACCCCATACTCCACACCCAGTTCATCCATGAATTTCACTTGAATTCATCTGTTCTCCACTTTCTCTGGTCCAGGCCACCATCTGGCTCTGATTCATGTAAGCTCCTCCTGGGCTCCCTACTGCTGTTTTTGGCCCCATCCAATTCATGCTCAACACAGCAGCAAGTGtgactcttaaaaattaaaatcaggcTGCAGCACTGCCCTACCTAAAACCCTGTAATGGCTTTCCATTgttctcagaataaaatccaaactttctTCTCTGAATCTGGCCCTGCTTACAGATTTGGCCTTGTCTCGGGCTCTTCTCCACCTGTTCCCTCCATCCAGTCAACCTATAACACTTAAGCTCATTCTTGGCTGAGGGTCTTTATGTTTTCTGCTCCCACTGGGGAATATTCTTCGCCCAGTTCTTTTTATGACTAATTCTTTCTCGTTCTTTATGTCTCACTTTAAATGTCAGCTGACCACCCTGCCTAAAATCGTTCtcgttggggccggcctggtagcacagcacTTAactgcgcacattctgcttccacagcccggggttcaccatttcggatcccaggtgcagatcccgggtgcggacatggcaccgcttggcaagctatgctgtggtaggcgtcccacatataaagtagaggaagatgggcacggatgttagctcagggccagtcttcattagcaaaaagaggaggattggcagcagacgttagctcagggctaatcttcctcaaaaaaaaaaaaaataataaaataaaataaaataaaatagttctcATTGTCGTAGTACCTTATGTACTTTACAGTGTCTTTACAGCTATTCTTTACCTTGTTTACTTGTTCATGGTCTCAACCTAGAATGTAAATTCTACGATGGTAGGGACCATGTTTATGGTCTCTTCCCTTTGCTTAAtagagtgcccagcacatagttggtGCCAAATAAGTGTGTGTTAAATGAACACTTGATCTGATGGTTGACTTCTGCTTGGACACAATCTGCTGAGGAAATGCAGAGTACTGTGCTGGGTGGGACTACTATGGATTCAGGTTTTCACCTCAAGCGGGGTCCTTAGGGATGCCTGGTAAGTCGGCTTCCTACCTTGGTCAGCTCCCCTCCTGCTTCATATGTCTTTTCTGCCCCCTGAAGTCCTGATTTCCCTGTGTCTagttttgtctttgtcttttcattttccacaCAGCTACCAGcatgttctttttttaacacGTCATGTTACTATCCtctcatccatttatttattcttgttgttgagtGTCTGTTGTGTGCCAAGAACCATGCTAAACCTgagaaaagggggctggccccgtggcggaggagttaagttcgtgcgctccactttggcggccctggttcgctggttcagatcttgggcgcagacatggcactgctcgtcaggccacgctgaggcggtgtcccacaggccacaactagagggacccacagctaaaatatacaactatgtactggggggatttggggagaaaaagcaaggaaaaaaaaagaagattggcaacagttgttagctcaggccaatctttaggaaaaacaaaacaaaacaaacctgagAAAATAGTGGCAAGCAAACGCAATAGTCCCTGCTTTACTCTTGTGGGGAGATGGATAAGGCAGTAACCGCATGGAGTTGTAATAAATATCACACATTTGGTGCTTACTCATGCTAACTGCTGTTTTATGTGCTTTAGAcatataaactcatttaatcttcacaaaagcCCTACTAATACAAGTTTTAGTtctacagagaggttaagtgacatgcTCGGAGTCCTagctagtaggtggcagagcaGAGCCCACCCTCACCACTGTGTGTACCTTTGTGTAATCACAAACTGATGAGAGGTTTGGAAGATAAGTTGAGGGTTCCGTGAAGAGTTTGAGTAGAGGACCTAACTTTGTTTGGGATGGAAGGAGTTGCATACTCACAGGCAATGTTCCAGGTGGAGAGAACACAGTGTTCCAATGTTCCGAGGTGGGAAAACACTTAGTTCAATGGAGGACCTGGAAGTAGGCCTGTGTACCGCTGTGCAGTGAGCAGGGGAGAGCGAGCAGCTGGAAAGGGAAGCTGGTCAGCATGGGAGGCTCTGTTTAGGATTTTGAGTTCCTTACTGAGAGGGACAGAAAGCCATTAGGGCTCTGAGTGGAGTGATGTAATGCAATGTATGTCTTAAGACAAGCATTGGCTGATGTGTGAAGAGTAGACTGGAGGGAAGTGAAGGGCGGAAAGAACCCAGTTTGCAGAGGTCCAGGCAAGAGGTGAGGCTGGCTGAGCGGGAGCGGCAGGCACCGAGGAGAGGAGCAGGCAGTCAAGTCAAGGTGGAGCATGGAATTGGCAGGGAACTGGGTGTGGATTCAATGGGGGAGGGTAAGGAAGGCAGGAAGTTGCTAAGACTGCTGGGTTTCTGGTGTGGGGGCTGATATCTAGAGTTCAGGGTGGACTGGTTCAATAGGAATTTCAGTTAAGACATCCAAATGGTGTTTGAAGAAGGCCTTTACTTTCCATCTGCTTGGAACACCCGCCCCCAACTGTGCCCAGTGTGAACTCTTCTGCAGTCTTCCAGGGACACGCCTCAGGCTCCTTGACACCGTTAGGGTGGTCGTGTCTCACTGTTTgagtctctcctccctctgtggACTGAGCGGCATTAGGGTAATTCCAGCCTTTAGCCAAGCACCTGATACTGGCATCCAACGGACATCTGATGGACAAACGAAGTGGTGACGTCAGAGCTAAGAGCTAAGCCAGAAAGATGGACAGATGCTCCCGAGGCAGACGAAGGGAGCAGCATCTTAGGAAGAACAACCATGCACACAAAGGCAGTTAGCAGACACAGGATTCAACTGTTCAGGAAAATGAGTATTATGCAAACTCGTCCAAAGCTGGGGTGTGCTGGGGAGCGAGGTGAGATGTCAGGCACTGTGGTGGCACAAAGACGAGGGAGAGTTTGGGAGGATGCCATTTCTACTAATtcctgaaggagagagggaatgtGTGAGGTCAGTAGGGGAGGGAAAGGAACCAGGAGCACGACAGCCTGAGATAGTGCGGAGCACTCCAGACATATGTGAAGGGCTTTGCCTGAAAGGAGGGAATATGAAGGAGAGGGAGGCTGAGCCACCCAGGCCCTGAGCTAGACAGGTGGCCCTTCTCTTCAATGACACTCTCAGCCTAGGCTGGCTCACCC includes:
- the LMF2 gene encoding lipase maturation factor 2 isoform X2; protein product: MAGSRLPRQLFLQGVAAVFMFAFASLYTQIPGLYGAEGILPARRMLRPQGKGRWQQLWETPTLLWEAPTLGLDTAQGLELLSLLGTLLALGALLLRRLRHLLIYLVLWAAYLSACQVGQVFLYFQWDSLLLETGFLAMLVAPLRQHPHYKQAPQGALAGALPHEGLPFWLVRWLLFRLMFASGVVKLTSRCPAWWGLTALTYHYETQCLPTPASWFAHHLPVWLHKLSVVATFLIEIAVPPLFFAPVRRLRLAAFYSQVLLQVLIIITGNYNFFNLLTLVLTTALLDDEHLAAKSRNSQRRKTPASWPKALLAMLSWLLELTTYALLAYGTVHYFGLEIDWEKHTVRSRTTFTFHQFSQWLKMVTLPTMWLGVASLTWELLTALWRWTQVRGWLQKLCAAVQLSIFGTATVALFTISLVPYSYVEPSTHGRLWTGAHRLFGAVEHLQLANSYGLFRRMTGLGGRPEVVLEGSYDGHHWTEIEFMYKPGNVSRPPPLIVPHQPRLDWQMWFAALGPHTHSPWFTSLVLRLLQGKEPVIRLLQNDVAQYPFHKQPPTYVRAQRYKYWFSQPGEQGRWWRRQWVEEFFPPVSLGDPLLDALLRQFGLQDKSPARTRSSSSTLAQVLHWGGEVQVCLQEGLGSCQHTGYPSPRQRQQRFSDPPAEKVAMFYQPHVLRGSGSSAHLWPCAAGHDPATVP
- the LMF2 gene encoding lipase maturation factor 2 isoform X4; its protein translation is MLVAPLRQHPHYKQAPQGALAGALPHEGLPFWLVRWLLFRLMFASGVVKLTSRCPAWWGLTALTYHYETQCLPTPASWFAHHLPVWLHKLSVVATFLIEIAVPPLFFAPVRRLRLAAFYSQVLLQVLIIITGNYNFFNLLTLVLTTALLDDEHLAAKSRNSQRRKTPASWPKALLAMLSWLLELTTYALLAYGTVHYFGLEIDWEKHTVRSRTTFTFHQFSQWLKMVTLPTMWLGVASLTWELLTALWRWTQVRGWLQKLCAAVQLSIFGTATVALFTISLVPYSYVEPSTHGRLWTGAHRLFGAVEHLQLANSYGLFRRMTGLGGRPEVVLEGSYDGHHWTEIEFMYKPGNVSRPPPLIVPHQPRLDWQMWFAALGPHTHSPWFTSLVLRLLQGKEPVIRLLQNDVAQYPFHKQPPTYVRAQRYKYWFSQPGEQGRWWRRQWVEEFFPPVSLGDPLLDALLRQFGLQDKSPARTRSSSSTLAQVLHWVRKQLSPLEAPSLLWGLLVTLGAIRFMQALLGPRPPRSSPLAREEKYRSASKKDSGAASTQATPAPDNGSSGSQTPRRKK
- the LMF2 gene encoding lipase maturation factor 2 isoform X3 gives rise to the protein MHGVAAAVRVLRAWAMEGLYGAEGILPARRMLRPQGKGRWQQLWETPTLLWEAPTLGLDTAQGLELLSLLGTLLALGALLLRRLRHLLIYLVLWAAYLSACQVGQVFLYFQWDSLLLETGFLAMLVAPLRQHPHYKQAPQGALAGALPHEGLPFWLVRWLLFRLMFASGVVKLTSRCPAWWGLTALTYHYETQCLPTPASWFAHHLPVWLHKLSVVATFLIEIAVPPLFFAPVRRLRLAAFYSQVLLQVLIIITGNYNFFNLLTLVLTTALLDDEHLAAKSRNSQRRKTPASWPKALLAMLSWLLELTTYALLAYGTVHYFGLEIDWEKHTVRSRTTFTFHQFSQWLKMVTLPTMWLGVASLTWELLTALWRWTQVRGWLQKLCAAVQLSIFGTATVALFTISLVPYSYVEPSTHGRLWTGAHRLFGAVEHLQLANSYGLFRRMTGLGGRPEVVLEGSYDGHHWTEIEFMYKPGNVSRPPPLIVPHQPRLDWQMWFAALGPHTHSPWFTSLVLRLLQGKEPVIRLLQNDVAQYPFHKQPPTYVRAQRYKYWFSQPGEQGRWWRRQWVEEFFPPVSLGDPLLDALLRQFGLQDKSPARTRSSSSTLAQVLHWVRKQLSPLEAPSLLWGLLVTLGAIRFMQALLGPRPPRSSPLAREEKYRSASKKDSGAASTQATPAPDNGSSGSQTPRRKK
- the LMF2 gene encoding lipase maturation factor 2 isoform X1, with the protein product MAGSRLPRQLFLQGVAAVFMFAFASLYTQIPGLYGAEGILPARRMLRPQGKGRWQQLWETPTLLWEAPTLGLDTAQGLELLSLLGTLLALGALLLRRLRHLLIYLVLWAAYLSACQVGQVFLYFQWDSLLLETGFLAMLVAPLRQHPHYKQAPQGALAGALPHEGLPFWLVRWLLFRLMFASGVVKLTSRCPAWWGLTALTYHYETQCLPTPASWFAHHLPVWLHKLSVVATFLIEIAVPPLFFAPVRRLRLAAFYSQVLLQVLIIITGNYNFFNLLTLVLTTALLDDEHLAAKSRNSQRRKTPASWPKALLAMLSWLLELTTYALLAYGTVHYFGLEIDWEKHTVRSRTTFTFHQFSQWLKMVTLPTMWLGVASLTWELLTALWRWTQVRGWLQKLCAAVQLSIFGTATVALFTISLVPYSYVEPSTHGRLWTGAHRLFGAVEHLQLANSYGLFRRMTGLGGRPEVVLEGSYDGHHWTEIEFMYKPGNVSRPPPLIVPHQPRLDWQMWFAALGPHTHSPWFTSLVLRLLQGKEPVIRLLQNDVAQYPFHKQPPTYVRAQRYKYWFSQPGEQGRWWRRQWVEEFFPPVSLGDPLLDALLRQFGLQDKSPARTRSSSSTLAQVLHWVRKQLSPLEAPSLLWGLLVTLGAIRFMQALLGPRPPRSSPLAREEKYRSASKKDSGAASTQATPAPDNGSSGSQTPRRKK